The following proteins are encoded in a genomic region of Lytechinus variegatus isolate NC3 chromosome 7, Lvar_3.0, whole genome shotgun sequence:
- the LOC121418082 gene encoding flocculation protein FLO11-like, giving the protein MDNDGADVKGREDESQRCLPLKKRHPTCARCRNHGLVVDLKGHKHLCEYRDCLCTRCNLVIQRRVVMAKQVALSREQLKQQRQDHCTSQQLQVSQGSSQGIPSSPTVIDLISEGTRSEERANSVVQLSPDSTNVEYNGPYSSWDSPPMNLSQPTQMTLTPQNVSSQASRSSPTSFQAVQESETFRPGMVFFTSPSNRSLHPVVPYQSSAPRIVSNNDNIPGASAFINYASSQGNFDHALEYSPTSYHTPQLNEMYRPQPLVGANQMPRPFVPSPAIQMASNESINQHIGYIPSQTATYSANLSSAHGVTGQTSEYPANHLFAHGVTGQIAASSANHLLAEGVSGQASEYSANHMLAHSVTGQTTAYTANHLLAHGVTGQTAAYSANHLAQGVTGQASEYFANHSSAHGVSREIEFHPRSTFHSSLVDETYRCQVSITSNYPTGPAFHCPVVPHQPFDAVSAYRDSYMLANSRVASSSAMHIDSMSETQPPSEEATDLSNIPYCQVKEHADLLHQTPLSSSLRVSSFVNQSAQNFMPAQEYYSNPDRYPSCSLPADSATAAYLFQTGGRAMLSSESDNSFQGADFTRRPQIDTTPLQPEDTPLNHADFSSRSVPLTTTQQEIAVNISKEPTYKSRRPFPLRITIPSLNLSDRFNDSLSPSPMDPSPTFTPSNLSILTNTSLPTSDIPSPGFFTASLPSFNYPSPTMPTQSSPVFSYPSPYTNPSKHAGLPSFQSLTESILPVTQSSLLPSNFAEKVRIPPKYDEDFENDYESDEIDVCSLNHYAQ; this is encoded by the exons ATGGATAATG ATGGCGCAGATGTGAAAGGTCGGGAAGATGAGTCACAAAGATGTCTCCCCCTTAAGAAAAGGCATCCAACCTGCGCTCGATGCCGAAACCACGGACTCGTCGTGGACCTCAAAGGCCACAAGCATTTATGCGAGTACCGTGACTGCCTCTGCACTCGATGTAACCTTGTGATTCAACGACGGGTAGTGATGGCGAAGCAGGTAGCCCTAAGTCGAGAGCAGTTGAAGCAACAGAGACAAGATCACTGTACATCTCAACAGCTACAGGTCAGTCAAGGTTCCTCACAGGGTATACCATCGTCTCCAACAGTTATTGATCTCATATCTGAAGGTACAAGGTCAGAGGAGAGGGCGAATTCCGTCGTTCAACTTTCACCGGATTCGACAAATGTCG AATACAATGGTCCATATTCTTCTTGGGACTCGCCTCCGATGAATTTGTCACAGCCGACACAAATGACGTTGACTCCTCAGAATGTTTCAAGCCAAGCTTCGCGGTCATCTCCCACATCTTTCCAAGCAGTTCAGGAAAGCGAAACGTTTAGACCAGGAATGGTCTTCTTCACAAGCCCTTCGAATAGATCGTTACACCCCGTGGTACCTTACCAATCTAGTGCCCCGAGAATTGTCTCTAACAACGACAATATCCCCGGAGCTTCGGCCTTTATCAACTATGCGTCGTCTCAAGGCAATTTTGACCACGCGCTAGAGTACTCTCCCACGTCATATCACACGCCtcaattaaatgaaatgtatcGACCCCAGCCTTTAGTCGGTGCCAACCAAATGCCAAGACCATTCGTACCAAGTCCCGCCATACAGATGGCATCTAACGAATCTATCAACCAACATATTGGATATATTCCCAGTCAAACGGCAACCTATTCCGCCAACCTTTCGTCAGCTCATGGTGTTACAGGACAAACGTCAGAGTATCCCGCCAACCATTTGTTCGCTCATGGTGTTACAGGACAAATAGCAGCCTCGTCCGCCAACCATTTGTTAGCTGAGGGTGTTTCAGGACAAGCATCAGAGTATTCCGCCAACCATATGTTAGCTCATAGTGTTACAGGACAAACGACAGCCTATACCGCCAACCATTTGTTAGCTCATGGTGTTACAGGACAAACGGCAGCCTATTCCGCCAACCATTTGGCTCAGGGTGTTACAGGACAAGCATCTGAGTATTTCGCCAACCATTCGTCAGCTCATGGTGTTTCAAGAGAAATAGAGTTTCATCCAAGATCAACATTCCATTCATCACTGGTAGATGAGACGTACCGGTGCCAAGTATCGATAACTTCAAATTATCCAACTGGACCAGCTTTCCATTGTCCCGTGGTGCCACATCAACCATTTGACGCAGTCTCTGCATATCGCGATAGTTACATGTTGGCAAACTCACGGGTGGCTTCTAGCTCCGCCATGCATATCGATTCAATGTCGGAGACCCAACCGCCTTCAGAGGAAGCAACAGACCTGTCTAATATTCCGTACTGTCAAGTTAAAGAGCATGCGGACCTGCTGCATCAGACACCGCTTTCAAGTTCGTTACGGGTATCATCATTCGTAAACCAATCAGCACAAAACTTCATGCCTGCCCAAGAATATTACAGCAATCCAGATAGATATCCATCATGCTCTTTGCCAGCAGATTCGGCAACAGCAGCGTATTTATTTCAAACAGGAGGTAGAGCTATGTTATCTTCTGAGAGTGATAACTCATTCCAGGGTGCCGACTTTACGAGACGGCCCCAAATCGATACAACACCACTGCAACCAGAAGACACCCCTCTGAATCACGCTGACTTTTCTTCTAGGTCAGTACCTTTAACTACAACACAGCAAGAAATCGCGGTTAATATTTCAAAAGAACCAACCTACAAATCTCGTCGACCTTTTCCTCTTCGGATCACCATCCCATCCCTGAATCTATCAGATAGATTCAACGACAGTCTGTCTCCAAGTCCCATGGACCCATCGCCAACTTTCACACCATCAAACTTAAGCATTCTCACTAACACCTCTCTGCCGACAAGTGATATTCCGTCTCCTGGATTCTTTACTGCGTCTCTCCCTTCATTCAACTACCCATCTCCGACGATGCCCACTCAGAGCTCTCCCGTCTTTAGTTACCCATCTCCTTACACCAACCCCTCTAAGCATGCAGGATTGCCGTCTTTCCAAAGTCTGACGGAATCGATTTTACCTGTGACGCAAAGCAGCCTGTTGCCTTCAAATTTCGCGGAGAAGGTTCGGATCCCGCCGAAATATGacgaagactttgaaaatgattaCGAGAGTGACGAAATTGACGTTTGCTCCTTGAACCATTATGCTCAGTGA